The nucleotide sequence tcgcttgcggccgaggctcagTGATTAGTATTACATCATTCTGAAACCGGTCTTGATATTGtggcgcctcggccgcaagcgggCTCAGCTCTATCAAGTAATTTTGTAGATcttttaactaatttattaatcCTGATATTCTAGCACCTgggtcgcaagcgaccttggctctATCTAGTAAAATTGTAAATCTTTTTACTAattaagccaaggtcgcttgcggtcgaggctgagtgattaatattatatcatcATGAAACTGGTCTTGATATTGTGGCGCCTCGGCCGCGTGTGATCTCGACTCTATCAACTAAAATCGTAGATCATGtactaattaagccgaggttgcttgcggccgaggcccAGTAATTAATACTATATCATCCTGCAACAGGTATTCATATTGTgttgcctcggccgcaagtggTCTCGTCTTTATCAAATAGAATTGTATATCTTTCGACTAATtaaaccgaggtcgcttgcggccgaggctcagtgattaatattatatcattCTGAAACTGGTCTTGATATTGtggtgcctcggccgcaagtggGCTCGGCTTTATCAAGTAAATTTGTAGATCTTTTGACTAATTTATTAATCCTGATATTGTAGCACCTCGACCGCAAGCCACCTTGGTTTTATCTAGTAAAATTGTAGATCTTTTTACTAataagccaaggtcgcttgctgCCGAGGCTCagtgattaatattatatcatcCTGAAACTGGTCTTGATATTGTGGCGCCTCGGCCGCGAGCGTCCTCGACTCTATCAACTAAAATCGTAGATCATTtactaattaagccgaggtcgcttgcggccgaggcccAGTAATTAATACTATATCATTCTGCAACAGGTATTCATATTGTgttgcctcggccgcaagtggTCTCGTCTTTATCAAATAGAATTGTAGATCTTTCgactaattaagccgaggtcgcttgcggccgaggctcagtgattaatattatatcattCTGAAACCGGTCTTGATATTGTGgcgcctcggtcgcaagcagGCTCGGCTTTATCAAGTAAAATTGTAGatcttttgattaatttattaatcctGATATTGTAGCACCTcgaccgcaagcgaccttggctctATCTAGTAAAATTGTAGATCTTTTTACTAATtatgccgaggtcgcttgcggccgaggctcagtgattaatattatatcatcATGAAACTGGTCTTGATATTGTGGCGCCTCGGCCGCGAGCGTCCTCGACTCTATCAACTAAAATCGTAGATCATTtactaattaagccgaggtcgcttgcggccgaggcccAGTAATTAATACTATATCATCGTGCAACAGGTATTTATAGTgttgcctcggccgcaagtggTCTCGTCTTTATCAAATAGAATTGTAGATCTTTCgactaattaagccgaggtcgcttgcggccgaggctcagtgattaatattatatcattCTGAAACTGGTCTTGATATTGtggtgcctcggccgcaagtggGCTCGGCTTTATCAAGTAAATTTGTAGATCTTTTGACTAATTTATTAATCCTGATATTGTAGCACCTcgaccgcaagcgaccttggctctATCTAGTAAAATTGTAGATCTTTTTACTAATtatgccgaggtcgcttgcggccgaggcccagtgattaatattatatcatcCTGAATCTGGTCTTGATATCGTGGCGCCTCGACCGCGAGTGATCTCGACTCTATCAACTAAAATCGTAGATCATTtactaattaagccgaggtcgcttgcggccgaggcccTGTAATTGATACTATATCATTCTGCAACAGGTATTCATATTGTGTTGCCTCAGCCGCAAGTGGTCTCGTCTTTATCAAATAGAATTGTATATCTTTCGACTAattaagccaaggtcgcttgcggccgaggctcagtgattaatattatatcattCTGAAACCGGTCTTGATATTGtggcgcctcggccgcaagcgggCTCGGCTTTATCAAGTAAATTTGTAGATCTTTTGACTAATTTATTAATCCTGATATTGTAGCACCTcgaccgcaagcgaccttggctctATCtagtaaaattataaatctttttactaattaagccaaggtcgcttgcggccgaggcccagtgattaatattatatcatcATGAAACTGGTCTTGAAATTGTGGCGCCTCGGCCGCGAGTGATCTCGACTCTATCAACTAAAATCGTAGATCATTtactaattaagccgaggtcgcttgcggccgaggctcagTAATTAATACTATATCATCCTGCAACAGGTATTCATATTGTgttgcctcggccgcaagtggTCTCGTCTTTATCAAATAGAATTGTAGATCTTTTgactaattaagccgaggtcgcttgcggccgaggtcCAGTGATTGTTATTATGTCATCGTAACACTGGGCTTGatattgtagcgcctcggccgcgaGTGATCTCGACTCTATCAACTAAAATCGTAGATCATTtactaattaagccgaggtcgcttgcggccgaggctcagTAATTAATACTATATCATCCTGCAACAGGTATTCGTATTGTGTTGCCTCGACTTCAGATTTTTGGCGAACACTGtatttgaacaacaaaatagttttaaatggAAACTGTAATTACGtgttttgaataaaacaaGATATTATttgtgaatatttttattgtaacatTACATATATATTTCCATAATACAGTAATCCAGAGATCCAGAAACAgaaacgtttatttttaattttctaacatatatatatatgtgtaTATATTTACGGATattaattatgaataaaatttggagAAAATCTCAACAGATAGAcaaacatttatgaaaaacatcgataaaattgtatatttttaaatattgtcaGATATTTACGTATAACCATATTAAATAGCCGTATTCATCAATCCATTTCTGCCATAGTTAAATCTGAAGATGAGTGCATATTGTCTTAACAAGTACGTatgttttttgttgtatttaggaattaaaattggttaaatttaatttaaatttataagaaaAGGGTAAAATTCCCAACGATTGTCATTAAAACCTTCTAGAattatcttttatattattaattaatattcattAATCGTTATGATCATCAAGTTATTTCTCTACAGTAAAggtttaaatttcaaaaatagacTATTTGCCATTGACAAATAGCTAGTGTCTTATTTATTTGAGGTTGTAGAACATCGAAAATATATAATGATCCATATGGTTTAGGATGGTCAATTGATATGTCAGGCTTAAACATGACAGACATCCCTACCGATAAACTTTAAACATCGTTAACAAGAATAATtgaacattttcatttttttttagttttttttaattttttttatatctacttttttaatttcattattacaattaatggAAAACGACGAAAACATGATATTCATACGATATGCAAcgtttaatttgtaatttcaaaaagatgaaaatttcaaaagcgtatatttataaatagtgaatgaaaaaagttattgttaaataattattacttaGTATTGAGATGTGGAGCGTCTTTTGAACGATCGCTTCCAAGGAATTGATGGCAAAGAGCTTATAGTTGCTTGACTTAATCTCGCCACCCTCGGTTCGTGTTGcaatgatattttataaagttcTTCGTCTGATAATAAAGTTGTGGTATCCAAGAGGTAATTTACAACTCTTGGTGCAAGTTCAATTTTGTAGGTCGTTTGCTGGAAGTGACGTATTTCCCGTATTACGTGTgctatctaaaattaaatacgtTCCCAatcatttcataaataatcGGTTTTCTTACCatcctcatttttgaaaaattaaccaGCCCGTCTTCGGTTATATTCGGAGTTCCTTCCTCGATAAACGCTAAATCAGCTAAATACAATCCTAAATATGGAACGCATGGAGGGTCACAATGATGTATAGCATCTCTTAAAGCCCTAAATCTCCCATCGCACGAAACGATCGCTTGGAGTTTCTCGATAGTGTATCTTGTGGTTTTCGAAACCTTCTCCCACGtcttttttaatcgaaaaacatAAGTGTTGGTGAATGCGGCCATTATTTCAAGAACCCCATTGTAATTATGTAAGCATCTTGAAATGTCTGCTATTGCCGTCCATTTTTCGATAGCCGCCACTCTTCCACTTACGGAAGATCGTCGTAAGATTTCTGACATTACCAGACGAGAAACGTCATTAAAACGTTTCGTCATCAAACATATATTAGGCGCTTTTATCATCCTATTTTCTTTTATCCAAGCTTGATGTAGAAATTCTctacagttttttttatttataagaaaatttttgatttatgctgtaataaaaatacttactcGCAAGAGATGGATATGAATATCTTGTGCTCGATATAAGCCAGTTGTTCGGCGATTTCTAGAGCTGACAGAGTTTCAATGCTATCAATAAAAcactgaaaaaataaaaaattaattgattaaattaataatatttaattatttacagcTGGAAGACTAAGCAACTCCTGAATCGTGGTTGATTCTTTCGGAACGTCTcgttcaacgagtagctgcaCTAATTTCGTTGCAGCTTTATATTCAGGTTGACTCAAGTTGGTACTAAAAATGATCTCATCTAAAAACTGGAGTGTTTTGTACTTCAATAAGTCGTTCTTTTCGAAATCTTGAATATGTTTTGATATCCAATgcctaaaattttttaattatcctatttggatttaatttttatttaaatttaaccttaaaatgtttaaaactcTCATGGTACAAGCTGTGGCGATGATACTTTCTTTATGTCTCGTTCTGATAACCGATTCTTCTTCCATACTTAAATCTCGTGGAGTTGTGGAAGCTGCAGTAGCTACAGCGAAAGCTCTAGCAGTTTCTGAAAAGCTACTTCTTCTATTCGTGGGATGCGATGATGTTATAATCACGCCAGCTCGGGTATATTGAAGCATCGTTTCTGATTCTAAGATGTATTGGGGTATGACACCTTCTTGAGTTGATCTTCGCTTTTCGTAGTATcgctagattttttttaaggttaaaaagaagaaataataattatagatcTTACCCTGACGAAACTAAAACTCTCTCTCCGTCAACTAATAGCGATTCTCGCAGCAAACTCCAACACTGTATTGGCGCACTTCGACGCGGCTGTTTGAGCACGTTCAGTTGGGGATGAAAGTGGTGGTTTTATGTCTTCAACTACTTTAATACTATTGGGGTCGCTTTTTTCGTCTTGTTCTTCCTTATCTTGACTTTGATCCGCTGAATctttttctggtgatttttctaACAACGATCCTTCCggcgatttttctaataatattttcaacgattttttcTGCGCCTTTTCTTGCTTCTCAGTAATTGGTAAAAGATTAAAATCTACgacttcattaaaaatgatttttatcttCCAAAAACATTAACTTACCGGGATTCATAATTGAACTTCGCCTTCTTGAAGTGCTGGGTCCTGAATTTTCGGAATAATGAACGTCTATGGAAACTCTTATTTGTGTGGAGATGTTTTTTTCGGGAGTTGTGGGGCTAATTACGTTAACTTGAACTGCTTCTTCATTGGGTTCTTCTTCGTCTAAGAATCgcgaatttatttttgttggatTTATAATAATCACTTACATTTCTCCAAAGTTCTTCTGCGATGCCCAAATACTCTTGAGTCGTAACTGTGAGATCTATCGCGTTCGGAAGATTCGGAGTAATAACCGGAAACGCTACTGGCTCCGCTAATTCTTCGGGGTGTGATGAGACTGCTCCTTCGTCTACCGTAATAAATATTGAGATTCTCGTCGACGGTGTCGAGATCTTCTTGGGACAACATTGTACTCATAGTTTGAAAATCGGTGTTAGAAAAGATGTTTTTCAAGGTGTTTAGTAATGTAATTGCATCGGTGAAAATCCTGTATGTGAGGAGGAAGGTGTTCAGGAAGTCGATCGATAGGAATCGCAAATCGGCGAGCCGTGCAAGTAATTTCTCAGATGTAGCGTAACGAATTTGGGGAACTTTGCATGAATTAAGCGTTCTGCTGAATTTGATGTCGTCTTCGTCATCGAAAAGTTTGTTGTCGTTCTTAACGCAACGAGGTAAGCACACCAAACTAGTATCGTGAATGGCCGGTTTCAAGATATCATTTCtggaaatattttctaaacaCTGACTAATGTCTGATATCCAAGCGAGCTTTTCTTGTCTCGTCGGGGAAAGTAAATGTACGACGACGGTgtcatttttaagtttattagtTCCTTCTTCCACTAAAGTaactattaatttaaaatcacaGTTGTTGTACTTGTTTCTTCGACCGTTGGCGTCACCTAGAAAAGCTCGTTAAACCTTTCGCCGAGAGGAAAAGCTTTATTACCGTTGCAGCTATCTTCACACGGGTCCTCGATAAGCTCGACGTCTTTTAAAGCTATTTTGCCGATAATCGGCACTAAATGTAGCCTGCCGCTATTCGACCTAGTTGTAATAATCAGATGATTGGAAAATAGGAAACATTGACGTATGACTTCCTTATCACATTTGAAGTTCACCTTGATCTTACCACTTCCGGCGCACGGTACCTGCACTAACGTTCCTATAAGCAGAAAACTGTCACTAGAATCAAGAAGGATGCACTAAAGAAGATTTTCAACCCTGTCTGATGTAAATTTGGTTATTATCCAATAATAAATCACACCCTTCGATGATCATCCGTTCCACCGATAGGTTCTTCCTCAAATTTTCTGTTTCCGACACCTGCAAGATATTcctattgtttttttttcaatcggTAAAGATAGATTTTACTTACTTCGTCATGCATAATCCTCGATAATTCTTCAAGTTGTTGCTTGGCTTCGCTCAACGTTTTTGACTCGACATGTTCGTGAGGAGTGTGAGCGATGATTTCTTGAAGTGTGATTATGTATCGAGGAATCTAAAACGTggagttttataaatttttatcacctCATGTGTTTTAATCACCTGATGCATGGGGTacgttaaaaatgtttccaaTGTTCTTCCTCGGCAAGCTGGCTTCTCCTCTAACCTTTGCAACAAGCTATGAAAGGCCGTATTTTGTTTCAATCCCGTGAGCACCTGTATTGAGTAATGATGATTGCGGACGTATTCTTGATATATTGTCAGCATTGGCAATAAGATAGTAAAAAGATCCGCGAGGACTAAATTAGGCCAGTTGTCCACGCGAGAAGTTAAcccttttaaaaatatctgatGAAGGAATAAGACCGTTTCGCAGTTGAGAAAGATTGCGCCTATATCATCGTGAGAACAAGGAGGTTTTTTGGATGAGGCCGCCATTTTTAGTGGTCTCATAAAGCAGTTTATTAAGATCTCCAATTGATCGACGTATTCCTCTTCGGCTTCAAGCATTTGGAAAACTAAACTGTTTCTTTTTCGCATAATCTCCGCATGCGGACTTTTAATGTATTGTTCAACAATTTGTTTCCATCGCCTTCTGCATAACCAACCTCTGAAGAAGCTttgtaccttttttattttacgaaGTTCGGGAGAATTTGCGCCCGACCTCGCCATATCAGCGGGAGTTTCTGTCGGCATCAATTTAAATTGCCTTCGTAGATTTATCATCTAcggttataaaaatgaaatttgttgaaatacaattttattgatGAAGGAAGTCGAGCAATCTAATTTGCACCCAGCGGGAAGCTTATAATGTTATGGGTACAAATAAGTCGCTCAAATCCGCAGGAAGTTTGCTTACTTCGACTTTCAATCTTTTCACTTCTTTATCGAGGTCCTCGCATTCCTTGGCGTATCTCCATTTAGTTTTCTTTTCCAACTCGAGGATTTGAACAAGATGTCGATGCTTCTCGTCCAATTCCTGATTAGCCATTTTTAAACCGTTGTAGCTGAAAATAGAGAGAGAAAATTTATCGCCGCGTTTGCGACGCAAACGAAAGGGACAAATCGATGTGGTAATTTAGTAAATGCACTGGATAGGATGTTCCTTTTGATCCCTTTTAATTACGTCCATCCAGATACAAAGCATTTTCGTGCCATTTTCGCAATTTTCAGTAATCCGAGCTGCGAGTAAACTAACGCTACTGTAAATATAAGTACTTTGGATCTAACGGTctgaatatctcgaaatgcAAAACGCCCACGTAACCTAGACACCTTCATCTGCATTGACCCGGAAGTTTGAATTGGCGTTACATTCTCGGAATATCTAGCTAAAGGAACATCAAAGGGCGATTTCGGACATAGATGCAAATGCAACTAGTCACACGCAAAATAACCTTTCTCGTAAATATTAATACTTATCGACAATCAAATTAACTGAACGAATCGTTGCAGGTATGCAGCGCGACCTCTCCGGAGGATTACGTATACAAGTTAACTTTACCGCTAAATAAGTACCGAGCTTAAGAAGCAGTTAATAGTTAATGGAAATTCAAAACCACAGGAAATGGAATCAAAACGACTTCCGaccaaacaaaaataaacacttCACTTACCCGACTTTCCTAATGGCTTGCAACCACTGATCGCATAACATCTCCGTAGTTGCCTTCAACTCGTAACTTCTAATCGAATCTTTCAGGAACGATATTTCTATAACAAACTAAACaataacatttcaatttcaaaacattttgttCCACCctgtatttattcttttttaccCCATCATCTACGTATTCCGTTTGAGAAGTACTCGGACATACAGTTCTTTCACAATAGCAACCTTCCAAGAAAATAACTCCACATAGGCGTTGATCTTCTTCACTTTCATAATAGAACAGCATATTCTGtacatattaatatatataatttgtttGATTGAGCTGTCACAGCAAATATCGTGATTAATGTTGGAGATATGACAAAATGTTATTACTCATATTATttatgatataagaaataatctcggctgacttcgaagacgtcggccgctccAAGCATGATACTtggagattatttcttccataaactgCAAGCAGGATAGCCGCGCTAAGTATTTTTCATGATATATGACGTAAtttcggccgacttcgaagacgtcggccgccccaagtatcatgacTAATACTTATTTAtgggccgagattatttcttccataaactgCAAGCAAGATAACCGCGCTAAGTATTTTTcatgatatatgatataatctcggccgacttcgaagacgtcggccgctctAAGCATGATACTtcgggcggccgacgtcttcgaagtcggccgagattatttcttccataaattgcAAGTAGGATAACTGCGCTAAGTATTTTTcatgatatatgatataatctcggccgacttcgaagacgtcggccgccctaagtatcaTGACCAATACTTATTTATGGGCCGAGATtgtttcttccataaatttccgGTAGGATAGCCGTGCTAAGTATTTTTCATGATATGTAatataatctcggccgacttcgaagacgtcggccgctccaagcatgatacttggggcggccgacgtcttcgaagtcggccgagattatttcttccataaactgCAAGCAGGATAGCCGCGCTAAGTATTTTTCATGATATATGACGTAAtttcggccgacttcgaagacgtcggccgccccaagtatcatgacTAATACTTATTTAtgggccgagattatttcttccataaactgCAAGCAAGATAACCGCGCTAAGTATTTTTcatgatatatgatataatctcggccgacttcgaagacgtcggccgctctAAGCATGATACTtcgggcggccgacgtcttcgaagtcggccgagattatttcttccataaattgcAAGTAGGATAGCTGCGCTAAGTATTTTTcatgatatatgatataatctcggccgacttcgaagacgtcggccgccctaagtatcatgaccaataattatttatgggccgagattatttcttccataaatctCCAGCAGTATAGCCGTGGTAAGTATTTTTCATGATATGTGatataatctcggccgacttcgaagacgtcggccgctccAAGCATGATACtttgggcggccgacgtcttcgaagtcggccgagattatttcttccataaactgCATGCAGGAtagccgccctaagtatttttcatgatatatgaaataatttcggccgacttcgaagacgtcggccgccccaagtatcatgacTAATACTTATTTAtgggccgagattatttcttccataaactgCAAGCAGGATAACCGCGCTAAGTATTTTTCATGATATGTGatataatctcggccgacttcgaagacgtcggccgctctAAGCATGATACTtggagattatttcttccatacaCTGCAAGCAGGATAGCCGCGCTAAGTATTTTTcatgatatatgatataatctcggccgacttcgaagacgtcggccgccctaagtatcaTGACCAATACTTATTTATGGGCCGAGATtgtttcttccataaatttccgGTAGGATAGCCGTGCTAAGTATTTTTcatgatatatgatataatctctgccgccccaagtatcatgacCAATACTTATAGGTGGCAGaagtcttcgaagtcggccgagatgcttctttccataaatttcaagcaaaGACttgataccattaacaacttactacaaattttcatattatcgtatttttctcgatatttctaaaagattttttgaaatatgctCCGAATCCCAAGTgttttatcataaatataaTACTTAAACATTTCTTCTATAACATTTAGTCATATCTCCACCAACAATCAAGATATAAGCGTTGATGAAATTAGTGTGATAAGGAGATTGGTAATAGATCCACTAAAATCTCATAGGAGGCTTTAAGGATTAGCTACGTATTAGGAATTGagcttaataattaatataacgggtataaaattttgtttataaatccAATAAATCATCGTGAAATATGACATACATCAAACGAGATCTATTACGTCGGTAAATACACAGAGTATATGCCCTATTGAGtttgtttgttatttaattacgAAGTATCGGAGTTCAGACCAGCATATTATAGGAATGGGAAAGCAAATTATTGCATTCCAGCGGGTTTCAATCCGCGAAATCATCATCGAGGTAATAAACCGTCCCCCGTGTTATGGAGTATAACGAAGTTGAATGCTAACATCTATTTATGGGATgaaatactatttattatacatttagattttgtttataaatgaaatgtttaaaagtttttaaacgtAAGCATTATTGATTTTGCGAATATGTGCACAAAACCTATTCCtggaaatgtttattaaaaagctTTTCGACTGTCGATTTTTGTTAACCTACCtgatataaaatgaaataacgCATCCTCCACTGCTTTTGATCGGCAGTCCTTTTATACAGGTATCCTTTCTGAGAATTGTCCAATTTGGCCTTTTCGGAAAGACGCATCAGCACCTTCTCGTTGATATGTATCTTCCCGGGACGTTGGGCAAACATTGTGAAAGCTGAATGGAAATGGAAACCAGCGATGCTACGGAAGAAAACTtgggaaaaaaaaattatgttacgTTTGCTACTGTTAAGTATGCAGGAAGGCTTCTATTTGTTTTCAATGTTGACGGGTGTagacaataaaaagaaaaagaaacgaacCTCTCCAAATCGCCATTATAGTCGATACAATTTTACAGTTCAGCGTCGTGCAGTTGAAATTGAATTCTCTTTATAAAATCCCTCTGTATTCGAGCTAAATACCCCGAGGCGAGCGAAAATTCGTCCGTTGTGCCCATTGTTTTCAGTTTGAATGGCCGTTGCTCCGTTAGCAGTTAtcggttttttttttcacttttaaaaCCTATATTTATATCTcgtaatatattttaatactttacaacattaataattaatattacattAATAACTCGacattacattattataatgcACATTATACTTGGATCCTTGTAACCTTATACTACACCCGTACGAAACTTTAAGATTAACATCTCGAAATTAAATATCAACCAGCAAAGTTGAGGGTGTGCAAACTTCTAAAGTAGATAACTTCCTATCGTCCtgaattaatattatagcACTTAAGACAAAGACCTTGTGTTTCtagtttaacaataaaattttttttttttacaagttTTTACTTTGTTATAGAAGTTTTGGGAAATTTGACACAATGTACAGAATTGAGTTTCAGGgccaatttttgttattaccattaataaagctaaaagatcTTCGTTATGAAACAAAGTATTCGTCGGAAAAACTGTAATGGATAATAAATCCatagaaaattggaaaatatatATTGCATGTTTTGGCTAAACATATGACGGAGATTGCCAAGCCGAATGATACATCCACTCAAGTCTGGTTATAACAAATAACGGCGTCTTCGCTGCAAGCAACCTCgacaaaacttattattagAATTGTTTCATATGGTAATAAAACTCTTGTGATGTTAACTAGTCTATAAAAATGTGATGACTTGGAACATAGCAacataaaagtattttaaaaatcattgttaGAAACATCGTAtagtacagtgtgttaattaattatcgtacccgacgtcatcattgcaagtatgcaaccaataacgcgatttgcgtattgcaatacgaatACTGTACTGTTGGTTGCATAAAGCAAAGTTGAGGATGCGCAAACTTCTAAAGTAGATAACTTCCTATCGTCCTGAGTTAATATTATAGCACTTACGACAAAGACCTTGTGTTTCTAgttaactaataaattttttttttactttgttATAGAAGTTTTaggaaaattttacacaatgTACAAAATTGAGTTTCAGGgctaatttttgttattaccaGGTGTGAACCAGTTAGTGATATTACTTTGATCTCCAGTAATATCGATGTAGATAAGTTCAAATCTATGCTATATTCTGATAGGAAACTAACTGAGTTGATATCATCAAAACGGATGTGACAGTAACCAttaataaagctaaaagatcTTCGTTATGAAACAAAGTATTAGTCGGAAAAACTGTAATGGATAATAAATCCatagaaaattggaaaatatatATTGCATGTTTTGGCTAAACATATGACGGAGATTACCAAGCCGAATGATACATCCACTCAAGTCTGGTTATAACAAATAGCGGCGTCTTCgctgcaagcaacctcggcaaAACTTATTATTAGAATTGTTTCATATGGTAATAAAACTCTTGTGATGTTAACTAGTCTATAAAAATGTGATGACTTGGAACATAGCAacataaaagtattttaaaaatcattcttaGAAACATCGCATAATACAGTGTgctaattaattatcgtacccgacgtcatcattgcaagtatgcaaccaataacGCGATTTGCATATTGCAATACAAATACTGTACTGTTGGTTGCATAGAGCAAAGTTGAGGATGCGCAAACTTCTAAAGTAGATAACTTCCTATCGTCCTGAGTTAATATTATAGCACTTACGACAAAGACCTTGTGTTTCTAGttaactaataaatttattttttactttgttATAGAAGTTTTaggaaaattttacacaatgTACAAAATTGAGTTTCAGGgccaatttttgttattaccaCGTGTGAACCAGTTAGTGATATTACTTTGATCTCCAGTAATATCGATGTAGATAAGTTCAAATCTATGCTATATTCTGATAGGAAACTAACTGAGTTGATATCATCAAAACGGATGTGACAGTAACCAttaataaagctaaaagatcTTCGTTATGAAACAAAGTATTCGTCGGAAAAACTGTAATGGATA is from Onthophagus taurus isolate NC chromosome 8, IU_Otau_3.0, whole genome shotgun sequence and encodes:
- the LOC111425520 gene encoding LOW QUALITY PROTEIN: ras-specific guanine nucleotide-releasing factor 2-like (The sequence of the model RefSeq protein was modified relative to this genomic sequence to represent the inferred CDS: substituted 2 bases at 2 genomic stop codons) encodes the protein MAIWRVFFRSIAGFHFHSAFTMFAQRPGKIHINEKVLMRLSEKAKLDNSQKGYLYKRTADQKQWRMRYFILYQNMLFYYESEEDQRLCGVIFLEGCYCERTVCPSTSQTEYVDDGFVIEISFLKDSIRSYELKATTEMLCDQWLQAIRKVGYNGLKMANQELDEKHRHLVQILELEKKTKWRYAKECEDLDKEVKRLKVEMINLRRQFKLMPTETPADMARSGANSPELRKIKKVQSFFRGWLCRRRWKQIVEQYIKSPHAEIMRKRNSLVFQMLEAEEEYVDQLEILINCFMRPLKMAASSKKPPCSHDDIGAIFLNCETVLFLHQIFLKGLTSRVDNWPNLVLADLFTILLPMLTIYQEYVRNHHYSIQVLTGLKQNTAFHSLLQRLEEKPACRGRTLETFLTYPMHQIPRYIITLQEIIAHTPHEHVESKTLSEAKQQLEELSRIMHDEVSETENLRKNLSVERMIIEGCDLLLDNNQIYIRQGTLVQVPCAGSGKIKVNFKCDKEVIRQCFLFSNHLIITTRSNSGRLHLVPIIGKIALKDVELIEDPCEDSCNGDANGRRNKYNNCDFKLIVTLVEEGTNKLKNDTVVVHLLSPTRQEKLAWISDISQCLENISRNDILKPAIHDTSLVCLPRCVKNDNKLFDDEDDIKFSRTLNSCKVPQIRYATSEKLLARLADLRFLSIDFLNTFLLTYRIFTDAITLLNTLKNIFSNTDFQTMSTMLSQEDLDTVDENLNIYYGRRRSSLITPRRISGASSVSGYYSESSERDRSHSYDSRVFGHRRRTLEKYEEEPNEEAVQVNVISPTTPEKNISTQIRVSIDVHYSENSGPSTSRRRSSIMNPVVDFNLLPITEKQEKAQKKSLKILLEKSPEGSLLEKSPEKDSADQSQDKEEQDEKSDPNSIKVVEDIKPPLSSPTERAQTAASKCANTVLEFAARIAISRYYEKRRSTQEGVIPQYILESETMLQYTRAGVIITSSHPTNRRSSFSETARAFAVATAASTTPRDLSMEEESVIRTRHKESIIATACTMRVLNILRHWISKHIQDFEKNDLLKYKTLQFLDEIIFSTNLSQPEYKAATKLVQLLVERDVPKESTTIQELLSLPAVNNXILLIXSINFLFFQCFIDSIETLSALEIAEQLAYIEHKIFISISCEEFLHQAWIKENRMIKAPNICLMTKRFNDVSRLVMSEILRRSSVSGRVAAIEKWTAIADISRCLHNYNGVLEIMAAFTNTYVFRLKKTWEKVSKTTRYTIEKLQAIVSCDGRFRALRDAIHHCDPPCVPYLGLYLADLAFIEEGTPNITEDGLVNFSKMRMIAHVIREIRHFQQTTYKIELAPRVVNYLLDTTTLLSDEELYKISLQHEPRVARLSQATISSLPSIPWKRSFKRRSTSQY